From Streptomonospora salina, the proteins below share one genomic window:
- a CDS encoding YqgE/AlgH family protein gives MDEPTLTGSLLVATPVLEDPDFRRAVVFVIDDDPGEGTLGVIVNRPMEVAVDEVLENWSGVATEPAVMFSGGPVGTGSGLALGMPGGGHAPPGWRPLDGTPNEESRVDGMGVVDLDAPPEILGGALGRFRVFAGYAGWDAGQLAGEIDEDAWYVVPAVAEDVFSPAPESLWPRVLRRQGGDLALVSTYPDDPTLN, from the coding sequence ATGGACGAGCCGACTCTGACCGGGAGCCTCCTGGTGGCGACCCCCGTGCTGGAGGATCCCGATTTCCGCCGGGCGGTGGTGTTCGTCATCGACGACGATCCGGGCGAGGGCACGCTCGGCGTGATCGTCAACCGCCCCATGGAGGTGGCGGTGGACGAGGTCCTGGAGAACTGGAGCGGAGTGGCCACCGAGCCCGCGGTGATGTTCTCCGGCGGCCCGGTGGGGACCGGGTCCGGATTGGCGCTGGGCATGCCCGGCGGCGGCCACGCCCCACCGGGGTGGCGCCCCCTCGACGGCACCCCGAACGAGGAATCCCGGGTCGACGGGATGGGGGTCGTCGACCTCGACGCGCCGCCCGAGATCCTCGGCGGTGCGCTCGGCCGCTTCCGCGTGTTCGCCGGTTACGCCGGGTGGGACGCGGGCCAGCTGGCCGGTGAGATCGACGAGGACGCGTGGTATGTCGTGCCCGCGGTGGCCGAGGACGTGTTCTCCCCCGCCCCCGAGTCGCTGTGGCCGCGGGTGCTGCGCCGCCAGGGCGGGGATCTCGCCTTGGTATCGACCTATCCCGACGACCCGACTCTGAACTGA
- a CDS encoding NAD-dependent malic enzyme produces MATLPSVSYSITVRLELDGHGAAVGSLTTAAEHVGGVITALDVASAGHERLRIDVTCAARDTDHAQAIVDALGAIEGVTVHKVSDRTFLLHLGGKIEMKSKVPLRNRDELSMAYTPGVARVSQAIAANPDDARRLTVKRNSVAVVTDGSAVLGLGNIGPQAAMPVMEGKSALFKRFADIDAWPIALDTQDVDEIVRTVQLMAPGFGGINLEDISAPRCFEVEERLRDLLDIPVFHDDQHGTAIVVLAALRNALRVLGKDLGGVRIAMSGAGAAGTAILKLLMHAGAEHIVVCDVHGAVHSGRGDLDPNLAWIAENTNPDGYTGDLRGAVRGADVFIGVSAPNVLEGPDVAEMNDDSIIFALANPDPEVDPEVAHLHASVVATGRSDYPNQINNVLVFPGVFRGLLDAQSDHVDADMMVAAAKALADVVTDEELGPHYIIPSVFQPDLAQQVAASVREAALREQARRAERPAGGGRARPQR; encoded by the coding sequence GTGGCCACCCTTCCCAGCGTTTCCTACTCCATCACGGTTCGCCTGGAGCTCGACGGACACGGCGCCGCGGTAGGCAGCCTCACCACCGCCGCCGAGCACGTGGGTGGCGTCATCACCGCCCTGGACGTCGCCTCCGCGGGCCACGAGCGGCTGCGGATCGACGTCACCTGCGCCGCCCGCGACACCGACCACGCCCAGGCCATCGTCGACGCGCTGGGCGCGATCGAGGGCGTCACGGTGCACAAGGTCAGCGACCGCACCTTCCTGCTGCACCTCGGCGGCAAGATCGAGATGAAGTCCAAGGTGCCGCTGCGCAACCGCGACGAACTGTCCATGGCCTACACCCCCGGCGTCGCCCGGGTCTCCCAGGCCATCGCGGCCAACCCCGACGACGCGCGCCGCCTCACCGTCAAGCGCAACAGCGTCGCCGTGGTCACCGACGGGTCGGCGGTGCTGGGACTGGGCAACATCGGCCCGCAGGCGGCCATGCCGGTGATGGAGGGCAAATCGGCCCTGTTCAAACGCTTCGCCGACATCGACGCCTGGCCGATCGCCCTGGACACCCAGGACGTCGACGAGATCGTGCGCACCGTGCAGCTGATGGCCCCCGGCTTCGGCGGCATCAACCTGGAGGACATCTCCGCGCCCCGCTGCTTCGAGGTCGAGGAGCGGCTGCGCGACCTGCTGGACATTCCCGTCTTCCACGACGACCAGCACGGCACCGCCATCGTCGTGCTGGCGGCGCTGCGCAACGCGCTGCGGGTGCTCGGAAAGGACCTCGGCGGGGTCCGCATCGCGATGTCGGGAGCCGGAGCGGCGGGCACCGCGATCCTCAAACTGCTCATGCACGCCGGCGCCGAGCACATCGTCGTCTGCGACGTGCACGGCGCGGTGCACTCCGGCCGCGGCGACCTCGACCCCAACCTCGCCTGGATCGCCGAGAACACCAATCCCGACGGCTACACCGGCGACCTGCGCGGAGCGGTGCGCGGAGCCGACGTGTTCATCGGCGTCTCGGCGCCCAACGTCCTGGAGGGCCCCGACGTCGCCGAGATGAACGACGACTCCATCATCTTCGCGCTCGCCAACCCCGACCCCGAGGTCGACCCCGAGGTCGCCCACCTGCACGCCTCCGTGGTGGCCACCGGGCGCAGCGACTACCCCAACCAGATCAACAACGTGCTGGTGTTCCCCGGCGTCTTCCGCGGCCTGCTCGACGCCCAGAGCGACCATGTCGACGCCGACATGATGGTGGCCGCGGCCAAGGCGCTCGCCGACGTCGTCACCGACGAGGAGTTGGGCCCGCACTACATCATCCCCAGCGTCTTCCAGCCCGATCTGGCCCAGCAGGTCGCCGCGTCCGTGCGCGAAGCGGCGCTGCGCGAGCAGGCCCGGCGCGCCGAGCGTCCGGCCGGCGGCGGCCGCGCACGGCCGCAGCGGTGA
- a CDS encoding cytidylate kinase-like family protein, which translates to MAYVVTVSAAFGAGGSVIGPAVAERLGVAFVDRAVPTAVAREIGCSLQDVLEHDDRAPTGLQRLLAGVARMPAVTPGSVDMSYVHAAEGSGRLLFDREFVERTEQTIREVARSGGVILGRAGALVLADTPGVLHVRLDGPPERRLSQSARLREQATGPESAPGAGEVGESGRAGGAEPWNPPTMRDLRDNDRARAAYVRRFYRADPASSSLYHAVLDTTALPLEACVDVVERMARERARDR; encoded by the coding sequence ATGGCGTACGTGGTGACGGTATCGGCGGCCTTCGGGGCCGGCGGCAGCGTGATCGGCCCGGCGGTCGCCGAGCGGCTCGGCGTCGCCTTCGTCGACCGCGCCGTTCCCACGGCGGTCGCCCGCGAGATCGGGTGCTCCCTGCAGGACGTGCTCGAACACGACGACCGCGCACCCACCGGCCTGCAGCGCCTGCTCGCCGGCGTCGCGCGGATGCCCGCCGTCACGCCCGGCAGCGTCGACATGAGTTACGTGCACGCCGCCGAGGGCAGCGGGCGGCTCCTGTTCGACCGGGAGTTCGTCGAGCGCACCGAGCAGACCATCCGCGAGGTGGCCCGGTCCGGCGGCGTGATCCTCGGGCGCGCCGGCGCGCTGGTGCTGGCCGACACCCCCGGGGTGCTGCACGTCCGCCTCGACGGGCCGCCCGAGCGGCGCCTGTCGCAGTCCGCCCGACTGCGTGAACAGGCGACCGGTCCCGAGAGCGCACCGGGCGCCGGCGAGGTCGGCGAGAGCGGCCGGGCCGGCGGCGCGGAGCCGTGGAACCCGCCCACCATGCGCGACCTGCGCGACAACGACCGCGCCCGCGCGGCCTACGTCCGCCGGTTCTACAGGGCCGATCCGGCCTCCTCGTCGCTGTACCACGCGGTGCTGGACACCACCGCGCTGCCCCTGGAAGCCTGCGTCGACGTCGTCGAGCGGATGGCCCGCGAGCGCGCCCGCGACCGCTGA
- a CDS encoding tetratricopeptide repeat protein, with protein MQPSDNSMQSAVDLGARKAALDREAKRQADESSGNANPYAIDITEENFQQEVLERSMNAPIVLAVLQQRSEQSDQTERALDRLAVEAGGQWAVAKVDVQASPQIAQAMRVQAVPTIAMVIGGQVVPGPSGPADYDQLREWLGQIFDGLREQGVLPQEYSGLGERQEAGEEEGEAGEQSAADTEAQEALQRGDFEAAEAVYTKAVEADPSDEEAKLKLAHIRLYGRVSKLGDANERRKAAADDPDDVQAQIDVADIDMYGGKVEDAFERLVGTVRRTGGDSRDQARGHLLSLFELLPSGDPRVAKGRRALTSALF; from the coding sequence ATGCAGCCTTCGGACAACTCCATGCAGAGCGCGGTCGACCTCGGAGCTCGCAAGGCGGCCTTGGATCGCGAGGCCAAGCGGCAGGCCGACGAGTCGTCCGGCAACGCCAACCCGTATGCCATCGATATCACCGAGGAGAACTTCCAACAGGAAGTCCTCGAACGCTCGATGAACGCACCCATCGTCCTGGCGGTGCTCCAGCAGCGTTCCGAGCAGTCGGACCAGACCGAGCGCGCCCTGGACCGGCTGGCCGTCGAGGCCGGCGGCCAGTGGGCCGTAGCCAAGGTCGACGTCCAGGCGAGCCCGCAGATCGCCCAGGCCATGCGGGTACAGGCGGTACCCACGATCGCCATGGTGATCGGCGGCCAGGTCGTGCCCGGACCGAGCGGTCCCGCCGACTACGACCAGTTGCGCGAGTGGCTCGGCCAGATCTTCGACGGTCTGCGCGAGCAGGGCGTGCTGCCCCAGGAGTACAGCGGCCTGGGCGAGCGCCAGGAGGCCGGTGAAGAGGAGGGCGAGGCCGGCGAGCAGAGCGCCGCCGACACCGAGGCCCAGGAGGCCCTCCAGCGCGGCGACTTCGAAGCCGCCGAGGCCGTCTACACCAAGGCGGTCGAGGCCGACCCGAGCGACGAGGAAGCCAAGCTCAAGCTCGCCCACATCCGCCTCTACGGGCGCGTCAGCAAGCTCGGTGACGCGAACGAGCGCCGCAAGGCCGCCGCCGACGACCCCGACGACGTCCAGGCCCAGATCGACGTCGCCGACATCGACATGTACGGCGGCAAGGTCGAGGACGCCTTCGAGCGTCTGGTCGGCACCGTGCGGCGCACCGGCGGCGACTCCCGCGACCAGGCGCGCGGGCACCTGCTGTCGCTGTTCGAGCTCTTGCCGAGCGGTGACCCGCGTGTGGCCAAGGGCCGCCGCGCCCTCACCTCCGCGCTGTTCTGA
- a CDS encoding acyl-CoA mutase large subunit family protein, whose amino-acid sequence MANPEDIAAGRARWQARYDAARTPGSGGRGGGAPEARTTLSGEPVDPVYGPPEDTEAPGFERIGWPGEFPFTRGLYATGYRGRPWTIRQFAGFGNARQTNERYRMILENGGGGLSVAFDMPTLMGYDSDDSIALGEVGHCGVAVDSAADMEVLFDGIPLTDVTTSMTISGPAVPVFCMYLVAAERQGADTSVLDGTLQTDIFKEYIAQKEWLYPPEPHLRLIGDLMEYCGERIPAFKPLSVSGYHIREAGATAAQELAFTLADGFGYVELGLSRGLDVNRFAPGLSFFFDAHVDFFEEIAKFRAARRIWARWMRDRFGATEERAQWLRFHTQTAGVSLTAQQPYNNVVRTAVEALSAVLGGTNSLHTNALDETLALPTEQSAEIALRTQQVLREETGVVNVADPLGGSYYIEALTDRMEAEAERIFERIERMGGGADAEHGIGPITSGILAGIDDGWFTSEIAESAFQYQQALEKDEKRIVGVNRHTQSVTGEVETLRISHEIEREQKQTLAGRREGRDRAAVDRTLAELLSAVRDPARPNLIPVILDAVRAEATLGEICRAMGEEFGTYTEEPRL is encoded by the coding sequence ATGGCCAACCCTGAAGACATCGCCGCGGGCCGCGCCCGCTGGCAGGCGCGTTACGACGCGGCGCGCACACCCGGCTCCGGCGGTCGGGGCGGCGGCGCCCCCGAGGCCCGGACCACGCTCTCGGGCGAACCGGTCGATCCCGTCTACGGGCCCCCGGAGGACACCGAGGCCCCCGGCTTCGAGCGGATCGGGTGGCCGGGCGAGTTCCCCTTCACCCGCGGGCTCTACGCCACCGGCTACCGCGGGCGCCCCTGGACCATCCGCCAGTTCGCCGGGTTCGGCAACGCGCGCCAGACCAACGAGCGCTACCGGATGATCCTGGAGAACGGCGGCGGCGGACTGTCGGTGGCCTTCGACATGCCCACGCTCATGGGCTACGACTCCGACGACTCCATCGCTCTGGGCGAGGTCGGCCACTGCGGCGTGGCCGTGGACTCCGCGGCCGATATGGAGGTCCTCTTCGACGGCATCCCGCTGACCGACGTCACCACGTCCATGACCATCAGCGGCCCGGCCGTCCCCGTCTTCTGCATGTACCTGGTCGCCGCCGAGCGCCAGGGCGCCGACACCTCCGTACTCGACGGCACTCTGCAGACCGACATCTTCAAGGAGTACATCGCCCAGAAGGAGTGGCTCTACCCGCCCGAGCCGCACCTGCGCCTCATCGGCGACCTGATGGAGTACTGCGGCGAACGCATCCCCGCGTTCAAACCCCTGTCGGTGTCGGGCTACCACATCCGCGAGGCCGGTGCCACGGCCGCCCAAGAGCTGGCGTTCACCCTGGCCGACGGTTTCGGCTACGTCGAACTGGGGCTGTCGCGCGGGCTGGACGTCAACCGCTTCGCGCCCGGCCTGTCGTTCTTCTTCGACGCCCACGTCGACTTCTTCGAGGAAATCGCCAAATTCCGCGCCGCCCGAAGGATCTGGGCGCGCTGGATGCGCGACCGCTTCGGCGCCACCGAGGAGCGCGCCCAGTGGCTGCGTTTCCACACCCAGACGGCGGGTGTCTCGCTGACCGCCCAGCAGCCCTACAACAACGTGGTGCGCACCGCGGTCGAGGCGCTGTCGGCCGTGCTCGGGGGCACGAACTCGCTGCACACCAACGCCCTGGACGAGACCCTGGCGCTGCCCACCGAGCAGTCCGCCGAGATCGCGCTGCGCACCCAGCAGGTCCTGCGGGAGGAGACCGGGGTGGTCAACGTCGCCGACCCGCTGGGCGGCTCCTACTACATCGAGGCGCTGACCGACCGCATGGAAGCCGAAGCCGAGCGCATCTTCGAGCGCATCGAGCGCATGGGCGGCGGCGCCGACGCCGAGCACGGGATCGGGCCCATCACCTCGGGGATCCTCGCCGGCATCGACGACGGGTGGTTCACCTCCGAGATCGCCGAGTCGGCGTTCCAGTACCAGCAGGCCCTGGAGAAGGACGAGAAGCGCATCGTCGGTGTCAATCGCCACACTCAGTCGGTCACCGGCGAGGTCGAGACCCTGCGCATCAGCCACGAGATCGAGCGCGAGCAGAAGCAGACCCTGGCCGGGCGCCGCGAGGGGCGCGACCGGGCCGCCGTCGACCGGACCCTGGCCGAACTCCTCTCCGCGGTGCGCGACCCCGCCCGCCCCAACCTGATCCCGGTCATCCTCGACGCCGTGCGCGCCGAAGCCACCCTCGGCGAGATCTGCAGGGCCATGGGCGAGGAGTTCGGCACCTACACCGAGGAACCGCGCCTGTGA
- a CDS encoding MarR family winged helix-turn-helix transcriptional regulator, with protein sequence MGNPLNLPFDPIERAHDNWTRHWGANPSMAAVTSIMRAQQILIGQLDTTLKPYELTFARYEALVLLTFSATGELPLGKIGERLMVHPTSVTNTIDRLERQGFVRRKPNPSDGRGTLAEITGSGREVVEQATQDLVAMDFGLDCYSDEQAWQIHSLFAELRVEFGDFPAAQRGDLHRGEHPDRDPGGTGADE encoded by the coding sequence GTGGGCAACCCGCTGAATCTTCCTTTCGATCCCATCGAGCGCGCGCACGACAACTGGACGCGCCATTGGGGAGCCAACCCCTCGATGGCGGCCGTCACCTCGATCATGCGCGCCCAGCAGATCCTCATCGGCCAACTCGACACCACGCTGAAGCCCTACGAGCTGACCTTCGCGCGCTACGAGGCGCTGGTCCTGCTCACCTTCAGCGCGACCGGCGAGCTTCCGCTCGGCAAGATCGGCGAGCGGCTGATGGTGCACCCGACCAGCGTCACCAACACCATCGACCGGCTGGAGCGCCAGGGGTTCGTGCGCCGCAAGCCCAACCCCAGCGACGGCCGCGGCACCCTGGCCGAGATCACCGGCAGCGGCCGCGAGGTCGTCGAGCAGGCCACACAGGACCTGGTCGCCATGGACTTCGGGCTGGACTGCTACTCCGACGAACAGGCTTGGCAGATCCACTCCCTGTTCGCCGAGCTCCGGGTGGAGTTCGGCGACTTCCCCGCCGCACAGCGCGGCGACCTGCACCGCGGCGAGCACCCGGACCGGGACCCGGGCGGCACCGGCGCGGACGAGTAG
- a CDS encoding glycosyl hydrolase family 18 protein produces the protein MATPRHRPPARTAAAAAILVAVPLVSATQASTAAADTTAPGTLTVTQIENARWPGGYQAEITVANGTGSPVSDWTVDFSLPDGAQVEHLWNASLDEDGDGYTATPPAWGAAIPAGQSYTFGYNGELSGRSTDFTACTVDGAPCSGNEYRQVGYFTQWGAADRGYLVEDLVDSGQAERLTHLNYAFANLDENGRCFMSDEDGEGDAHADYGRTYPAAESVDGVADSADQRLRGSFNQLRELKERFPDLRVSIAIGGWAWSDHFSDAALPENREAAVESCVDMFLRGDLPELNGAGGRGAAAGLFDGIDLDWEWPATPGEPGNVVRPEDKENFTALVREFRDQLDALEREKGREFDLTAFVPASTGAVEAGYEVGKLADEFDFMNVQGYDFAGAWNPASGHQSNVRVPEGDPADAPRSYETVVQTYLDRGADPEDLVMGLPFYGRGWTGVQPGPRGDGLWAQADGAASGEWEPGFNDYSVLKDYAGTDGFELYRDDRAGTAWLYDGTEFWNFDDPTAIAQKAAWAREAGLSGVMSWSLDGDDAQGSLTRAFDGELNGRG, from the coding sequence ATGGCCACCCCCCGCCACCGACCTCCCGCACGGACCGCCGCCGCGGCCGCGATCCTCGTCGCCGTTCCCCTGGTGTCCGCGACCCAGGCGTCCACGGCCGCAGCCGACACCACCGCGCCGGGGACGCTCACCGTGACCCAGATCGAGAACGCCCGCTGGCCCGGCGGCTACCAGGCCGAGATCACCGTCGCCAACGGCACCGGCTCCCCGGTGAGCGACTGGACCGTCGACTTCTCCCTGCCCGACGGTGCACAGGTCGAGCACCTGTGGAACGCGTCCCTCGACGAGGACGGCGACGGCTACACCGCCACCCCGCCAGCATGGGGCGCCGCGATCCCCGCCGGCCAGAGCTACACCTTCGGCTACAACGGGGAACTCTCCGGACGCAGCACCGATTTCACCGCATGCACCGTCGACGGCGCGCCGTGCTCCGGCAACGAGTACCGCCAGGTCGGCTACTTCACCCAATGGGGCGCCGCCGACCGCGGCTATCTGGTCGAGGACCTGGTCGACAGCGGCCAAGCCGAGCGCCTCACCCACCTCAACTACGCCTTCGCCAACCTGGACGAGAACGGGCGCTGCTTCATGTCCGACGAGGACGGCGAAGGCGACGCCCACGCGGACTACGGCCGGACCTACCCCGCCGCCGAATCCGTCGACGGGGTCGCCGACTCCGCCGATCAGCGGCTGCGCGGCAGCTTCAACCAGCTCCGCGAGCTCAAAGAGCGCTTCCCCGACCTGCGCGTGAGCATCGCCATCGGCGGCTGGGCCTGGTCCGACCACTTCTCGGACGCGGCACTGCCCGAGAACCGCGAAGCCGCCGTGGAGTCCTGCGTGGACATGTTCCTGCGCGGCGACCTGCCCGAGCTCAACGGCGCCGGCGGCCGCGGCGCCGCGGCCGGCCTGTTCGACGGCATCGACCTCGACTGGGAGTGGCCCGCCACCCCGGGCGAGCCCGGCAACGTGGTCCGCCCGGAGGACAAGGAGAACTTCACCGCGCTGGTGCGGGAGTTCCGCGACCAGCTCGACGCGCTGGAGCGGGAGAAGGGCCGCGAGTTCGACCTGACCGCCTTCGTTCCCGCGAGCACCGGCGCCGTCGAGGCCGGCTACGAGGTCGGCAAGCTCGCCGACGAGTTCGACTTCATGAACGTGCAGGGCTACGACTTCGCCGGCGCGTGGAACCCCGCCTCCGGCCACCAGTCCAACGTCCGCGTCCCCGAAGGGGACCCCGCAGACGCCCCGCGCAGCTACGAGACCGTCGTCCAGACCTACCTGGACCGCGGCGCCGATCCCGAGGACCTGGTCATGGGCCTCCCGTTCTACGGCCGAGGCTGGACCGGCGTGCAGCCCGGACCGCGGGGCGACGGCCTCTGGGCCCAGGCCGACGGCGCCGCCTCCGGCGAGTGGGAGCCCGGGTTCAACGACTACAGCGTCCTCAAGGACTACGCCGGAACCGACGGTTTCGAGCTCTACCGCGACGACCGCGCGGGAACGGCCTGGCTCTACGACGGCACCGAATTCTGGAACTTCGACGACCCGACCGCCATCGCGCAGAAGGCCGCCTGGGCACGCGAAGCCGGACTCTCCGGCGTCATGAGCTGGTCGCTGGACGGCGACGACGCCCAGGGCAGTCTCACCCGAGCGTTCGACGGCGAACTGAACGGCCGCGGCTGA